The following coding sequences are from one Chelonoidis abingdonii isolate Lonesome George chromosome 4, CheloAbing_2.0, whole genome shotgun sequence window:
- the LOC116834592 gene encoding large ribosomal subunit protein uL15-like, translating into MGRLRSRERVRSHPFISTSSSRPFPLLARYRLHVFLLPDAASMPSRLRKTRKLRGHVSHGHGRIGKHRKHPGGRGNAGGMHHHRINFDKYHPGYFGKVGMRHYHLKKNQNFCPTVNLDKLWTLVSEQTRLNYAKNQAGLAPVIDVVRSGYYKVLGKGKLPKQPVIVKAKFFSRKAEEKIKEVGGACVLVA; encoded by the exons ATGGGCCGCTTGAGATCTCGCGAGAGAGTCCGCTCCCATCCCTTCATTTCTACTTCCTCCTCCCGCCCCTTCCCTCTTCTCGCGAGATATCGGCTCCACGTCTTTCTTTTACCCGACGCCGCCAGCATG CCCTCCCGACTGAGGAAGACCAGGAAGCTGAGGGGACACGTCAGCCACGGCCACGGTCGCATCG GCAAGCACAGGAAGCATCCCGGGGGCCGTGGCAATGCTGGGGGCATGCACCACCACAGGATTAACTTTGACAAATA TCATCCTggttattttgggaaagttggTATGAGACActaccacttgaagaagaaccagAATTTCTGCCCTACTGTTAATCTGGATAAACTGTGGACACTTGTTAGTGAACAGACAAGACTCAACTATGCAAAAAATCAGGCCGGATTAGCACCTGTCATTGATGTTGTGCGCTCG GGTTATTACAAAGTGCTGGGCAAAGGAAAGCTGCCCAAACAGCCTGTAATTGTGAAAGCAAAATTCTTCAGCAGGAAAGCAGAGGAGAAGATCAAAGAAGTTGGTGGAGCCTGTGTGCTTGTGGCATAA